Genomic segment of Bacteroidales bacterium:
TCGTACATATGTAATTGTGGAACTCTGTATTTATTGCCTTTGTATAATTTGTCAGGAAAAACAATAAATTTTTTAAGATCGGATTTCGATACAACTTCTTTTACTAAAATATTTTCCATGATATTGAAGTGTTTGTTATGTATTAGTATTTCTCAATAGGCTCAACAGTTTCAATTAATTTGCGACATTTAATCAACTTGTCAACGGCAATGTCAATTTGTTCTTTGGTATGTGTTGCCATCAACGAAAATCGTAGCATGGCTTTACCCTTTTCTACGCCTGGACTTACTACTGGATTAACATAAATTCCTTCTTTCAGTAACATTACGCCATATTGAAAGGTTTTAATATCATCTCCAATAAGTATAGGAATAATAGGTGTTGTACTCTCTCCAATAGAAAAACCTTCTTGTAGAAGACACTCGGAAGCATAATTTGTATTTTTCCACAATCGCGAGATTCTTTCCGGCTCCCTTTTAATTATTTCTAATGCTTTTAACACTGTTGCTGCCGATGCTGGAGGAATTCCGGCACTAAATACCAAGGAGCGTGCATTATGCTTGATATAATTGATGGTTTCAAAGTCCCCAGCAATAAAACCACCTAAAGAAGCTAAGGATTTACTGAACGTTCCCATTATCAAGTCTGTTTTTTCAGTAATATTAAAATAAGAGGCCGTACCTGACCCATTTTCCCCAATTACACCTAATGCATGCGCATCATCAACCATTACAGAGGCTGAGTATTTATCAGCTAATTTACATATTTTATCGAGAGGTGCAATATCCCCTTCCATGCTAAAGATACCATCCGTAATAATTAAGGTTGTATGGTTTTTATCTGTTTTTTGGAGGATTTTCTCCAAAGCCTCCATGTTATTATGTTTATATTTTAGATTTTTTGCAAAAGCAAGTCTGCATCCTTCAATAATAGAGGCATGACTTTTTTCATCATATACAATCAAATCATTTCTACCCACAAGACTTGGAATAGTTCCCATATTTACCTGAAATCCAGTGCTAAAAACAGTAGCAGCAGGTTTGTTTACAAATTCCGCCAAATTATTTTCAAGTTCGTTGTGTAAATCTAAGTTTCCGTTCATTAATCTGGAACCAGAAGCTCCTGTTCCATATTTATTGAGTGCCTTTTTTGCAGCTTCTATAATTTCAGGATGGTTAGTTAAGCCCAAATAACTATTGGAACCAAACATTAGTGCTTTTTCGCCATTTACTATAACTTCGGTATCCTGCCCTGATTCAAACGAATGATAATAAGGATATAATCCGTTTACTTTTGCAATCTGAGGC
This window contains:
- a CDS encoding pyridoxal phosphate-dependent aminotransferase family protein, with the translated sequence MRLLQQKFARYNVPQIAKVNGLYPYYHSFESGQDTEVIVNGEKALMFGSNSYLGLTNHPEIIEAAKKALNKYGTGASGSRLMNGNLDLHNELENNLAEFVNKPAATVFSTGFQVNMGTIPSLVGRNDLIVYDEKSHASIIEGCRLAFAKNLKYKHNNMEALEKILQKTDKNHTTLIITDGIFSMEGDIAPLDKICKLADKYSASVMVDDAHALGVIGENGSGTASYFNITEKTDLIMGTFSKSLASLGGFIAGDFETINYIKHNARSLVFSAGIPPASAATVLKALEIIKREPERISRLWKNTNYASECLLQEGFSIGESTTPIIPILIGDDIKTFQYGVMLLKEGIYVNPVVSPGVEKGKAMLRFSLMATHTKEQIDIAVDKLIKCRKLIETVEPIEKY